A single genomic interval of Anopheles marshallii chromosome 2, idAnoMarsDA_429_01, whole genome shotgun sequence harbors:
- the LOC128709976 gene encoding protein crumbs, which translates to MRIRSLMLAPVTTLGVFIIAVILQCSVPTVTAIQTEKEAYFNGSAYLRLKTPMTLWSYSAISFKSCRGGEILSQRYSGHALLVSVLPDWVSIVLSTPAQQPIEARVTGRLLDNKWHTLEFIYQAGTLYCVIDKQSTPIANQSYNAQLILDQEIKNEAAVLILGKQYAGCLLHGPGLVFNASAMNAEAVVFGPCPLAAGPCSDHDVLEGIPVDYCSHDPCMQHGTCISRSDSYECHCTARFKGKNCEIDMGPPCLSYPCQHGGTCSEDVKGEYRCTCAPGYTGAVCETELSVHPLCEKNPCANNGTCRVAPGTNSVECDCLKGFIGMRCEINWDDCKSNVCLNGGRCIDGVDAFTCDCKGTGYGGTLCQNNIDECLANPCQNGGTCFDTYGSFLCDCPSGFTGPKCQMSVNECKSQPCQNGGTCIDTREGFECRCIPGYNGALCELEPGCGQCPPDSECVAGRCVCKPGTTGMVGLCVEQVTVAAVTIATNANAAGTSAQKSQALTNACASYCYNGATCVPAGTAGFGQNLTCICASGYTGTRCESPIALPYSDECNCLNGGSCAPNGSACLCPPGYEGARCEQAIGNNLCNPSNCAEPYRCIGGKCQCPENMNCDNPCASSPCLHNGSCYLQSQGYACKCTSGFEGKRCENDIDECKKDGICGNGICQNTPGSFRCFCTPGYTGLNCDLDVDECLSHPCKNNAECQNKQNDYECICPAGYTGKDCSVDIDECESNPCSKGSSCVDQVANFTCMCVPGMTGRLCEIDIDDCESQPCQNGGRCIDQLGGFQCDCNATGYSGIYCQTNINECESNPCTNGAECVDKINDYQCNCFPGYTGKNCEEDIDECESVPCLYGGTCLQRSNYSLYQPLPIAKGLPVHFAQPFSYSIAAGYECICVPGTMGTNCETNINECESNPCKNGGCVDGVGNYTCECDPGFEGSHCETDIDECLKYRPCVHGTCMDGRNNYICDCDGLWGGKNCSVQLTGCVKEPCLNGGTCVPYLENETQHKFNCSCHQGFQGKTCDTVTTMSLVASSLLVVNTTRDEGYDIQLRFKTTLPNGILAFGNGATSYILVLNNGRLNLHSALLNRWDGVFIGSELNNSKWQKVFVAINSSHLVLSANDEQTIYPINSYEGTNGSNTSFPITYLGGTIPSLAQPYLKHIARAVSSFVGCMEDVVINGQWVLPGQEQEFTTLHNIDTGCPRTPQCDPNPCHSNGHCTDLWHTFSCSCQRPHLGHTCKYNITAATFGHENTTNSAVKVTVSDVARRAIRSVLDISMFIRTRKPSGQVFYLGSDPDNQLINTNQSPSDDSYVAAFLSKGELLVRMIFNDTPEGYTVGGNKLDNGYLHLIEVIRNSTLIQVKLNGTEYFRKTLSTSGQLNAQVLYLGGPPPNADTINSLYKDDSEKQYFKGIIQDVQVSNGSHAMIVELYPLGNETEGLELPAPFGQVTIDRNSVLEGIVSDDLCRSQPCYHEAYCENTWNDFICTCPRGYKGKYCQDIQFCELQKCPMDATCQNLDAGYECISNMTFHDDKEPLVYTFNDADRKDTSMDTIEISYRTKFGGTLLYVHDGDMYFEISTIRQLVTISWLLSGDLPETHRFERELAGEDDSYDWHTLLVKVSQDGKLEAGWKGWETAIDPQPSLTADIDYFAFRHLFSGRQQIYLGGMPEMAHIENNSVVSGGIDKGSSFKGCLGETRVGGFLLPYFPHELIYPDTFNLTEAHFTLNSSQPEQGCILCFQQSCKNGGICSNPSEQYACECPAGYESDDCSQNIDECLSANCMNGASCIDGVASFTCQCLEGYEGQLCEIEIDECASNPCHNGGICQDLLAGFSCTCTEEYAGPQCDVFRLVTCENMPCRNGSRCVDGYNMTTGNNFTCTCSAGFAGPLCDIPFCRLEPCQNGGLCDTEAMIPMCNCLPGYVGMYCETELNECESAPCLNGGQCIDFINEYRCNCTGTGFDGKNCEHDINECLQERISCGGRGHCINTEGSFRCHCEEGMCGKDCAQSDPCQVNPNVCLNGGICVEDCDRERRYYCNCTGGYTGVNCSEQADKSSNEISYLDTVYYYVHNFVGSATLEAEEASGADIALIVVPVVIGILTIAGALIGTFLVMARNKRATRGTYSPSAQEYCNPRLEMDNVLKPPPEERLI; encoded by the exons CGGTGATCCTTCAGTGTTCCGTACCGACCGTGACGGCGATACAGACGGAAAAGGAAGCGTACTTCAACGGATCTGCCTACCTGAGGTTAAAAACGCCAATGACCCTCTGGAGCTATTCGGCGATTAGTTTCAAGTCGTGCCGAG GTGGAGAAATTCTCTCCCAGCGCTATTCAGGCCATGCCCTACTGGTGTCCGTCCTACCGGACTGGGTGTCCATCGTGCTATCAACACCGGCCCAGCAACCGATCGAGGCGCGCGTGACCGGTCGGCTGCTCGACAACAAATGGCACACGCTCGAGTTCATCTACCAGGCCGGTACGCTGTACTGCGTGATCGACAAACAGTCGACCCCGATCGCGAACCAGAGCTACAACGCGCAGCTGATACTCGATCAGGAGATCAAAAACGAGGCGGCGGTGCTGATCCTCGGCAAGCAGTACGCGGGCTGTCTGCTGCACGGTCCCGGTTTGGTGTTTAACGCGAGCGCGATGAACGCGGAGGCGGTCGTATTCGGACCGTGTCCGTTGGCCGCCGGACCGTGCTCGGATCACGACGTGCTCGAGGGCATTCCGGTGGACTATTGTTCGCATGATCCGTGCATGCAGCACGGGACGTGCATCTCGCGATCGGACTCGTACGAGTGTCACTGTACGGCCCGGTTCAAGGGTAAGAACTGCGAGATCGATATGGGCCCACCGTGTCTGTCGTACCCCTGCCAGCACGGGGGTACCTGTAGCGAGGACGTTAAGGGAGAATATCGGTGTACGTGCGCGCCGGGCTATACGGGCGCTGTCTGCGAGACGGAACTGAGCGTGCATCCGCTGTGTGAGAAAAATCCGTGCGCTAACAATGGAACCTGCCGAGTAGCGCCCGGGACGAACAGCGTCGAGTGTGACTGTCTCAAGGGTTTCATCGGGATGCGTTGCGAGATCAACTGGGATGACTGTAAATCGAACGTCTGCCTAAATGGAGGCCGTTGCATCGACGGCGTGGATGCGTTCACCTGCGACTGCAAGGGAACGGGCTATGGAGGCACGCTGTGTCAGAACAACATCGACGAATGTCTGGCTAACCCGTGCCAGAACGGAGGCACCTGTTTCGATACGTACGGTTCGTTCCTGTGCGATTGTCCATCCGGTTTTACCGGGCCCAAATGTCAGATGAGCGTGAACGAGTGCAAATCACAACCGTGCCAGAACGGAGGCACTTGTATAGATACTCGGGAAGGGTTCGAATGTCGCTGCATTCCCGGTTACAACGGTGCGCTCTGTGAGCTGGAACCGGGCTGTGGACAATGTCCGCCAGATTCCGAGTGTGTCGCTGGACGATGCGTATGCAAACCGGGTACCACAG GCATGGTAGGGCTTTGTGTAGAGCAAGTCACTGTCGCCGCCGTTACGATCGCGACCAACGCCAATGCCGCCGGCACAAGTGCACAGAAATCCCAGGCCCTCACTAATGCATGCGCTAGCTATTGCTACAATGGCGCCACCTGCGTCCCGGCCGGAACCGCCGGCTTCGGTCAAAATTTAACCTGTATTTGTGCTAGCGGATACACAG GAACTCGCTGTGAATCACCCATTGCCCTACCGTATTCTGACGAATGTAACTGCCTGAATGGCGGTAGCTGTGCGCCGAACGGATCCGCATGCCTTTGCCCACCGGGCTACGAGGGTGCACGCTGTGAGCAGGCGATCGGGAACAACCTATGCAACCCATCAAACTGTGCCGAACCGTACCGGTGTATCGGTGGCAAATGTCAGTGTCCGGAAAACATGAACTGCGACAATCCGTGTGCCTCTTCGCCGTGTCTGCACAACGGTTCCTGCTATCTGCAGAGTCAAGGTTATGCCTGCAAGTGCACCTCCGGGTTCGAAGGAAAGCGGTGCGAGAACGATATTGACGAGTGCAAGAAGGATGGTATCTGTGGGAACGGGATCTGTCAGAACACGCCCGGCTCATTCCGGTGCTTCTGCACGCCGGGATATACGGGGCTGAACTGTGATCTGGACGTGGACGAATGCCTCAGTCATCCGTGTAAGAACAACGCCGAGTGCCAGAACAAGCAGAACGATTACGAGTGCATCTGTCCGGCCGGATACACGGGCAAGGATTGTAGCGTGGACATCGATGAGTGTGAGAGTAACCCATGCTCGAAGGGTTCGAGCTGCGTAGATCAGGTGGCCAACTTTACCTGCATGTGTGTCCCCGGCATGACGGGACGGTTGTGTGAGATCGATATTGACGACTGTGAG AGTCAACCGTGTCAGAACGGAGGACGGTGCATCGATCAGTTGGGCGGATTCCAGTGCGACTGTAATGCTACCGGTTACTCCGGCATCTACTGCCAAACGAACATCAACGAGTGTGAATCGAACCCGTGCACCAACGGGGCGGAATGTGTGGACAAGATCAACGACTACCAGTGCAACTGCTTCCCGGGATACACGGGCAAGAACTGTGAGGAAGACATCGACGAGTGCGAAAGTGTGCCCTGTCTGTACGGGGGCACATGCTTGCAGCGATCGAACTACAGCCTGTATCAACCGCTACCGATCGCCAAGGGTCTACCGGTGCACTTTGCGCAACCATTTTCCTACTCGATCGCGGCCGGTTACGAATGTATCTGTGTGCCCGGTACGATGGGTACGAACTGCGAAACAAACATCAACGAGTGCGAAAGCAACCCGTGTAAGAATGGTGGCTGCGTCGATGGGGTCGGTAACTATACGTGCGAGTGCGATCCTGGCTTCGAGGGCTCGCACTGCGAAACGGACATCGATGAGTGTCTTAAGTACCGGCCGTGCGTACACGGCACGTGCATGGATGGCCGTAACAACTACATCTGCGATTGTGATGGACTGTGGGGAGGCAAGAACTGTTCCGTGCAGCTGACGGGGTGCGTGAAGGAACCGTGCCTGAACGGTGGCACCTGCGTGCCGTACCTGGAGAACGAAACACAGCACAAGTTCAACTGCTCCTGCCATCAAGGGTTCCAGGGTAAGACCTGCGACACGGTAACGACCATGTCGCTGGTAGCCAGCAGTCTGCTTGTGGTGAATACGACCCGTGACGAAGGATATGACATTCAGCTGCGTTTCAAGACAACACTTCCCAACGGAATACTGGCCTTCGGTAATGGTGCCACCTCGTACATTCTAGTGCTCAACAATGGGCGTTTGAACTTGCATTCCGCGCTGCTCAATCGATGGGATGGCGTGTTTATCGGTTCGGAATTGAACAACAGCAAATGGCAGAAGGTGTTCGTAGCGATCAACTCCTCGCATCTGGTGCTATCGGCAAATGACGAACAGACAATCTATCCGATCAACTCATACGAAGGCACCAACGGAAGCAATACGTCCTTCCCGATCACATATCTGGGTGGTACGATCCCATCACTAGCGCAACCCTATCTGAAACACATTGCGCGGGCTGTATCCAGCTTCGTAGGCTGCATGGAGGATGTCGTAATCAACGGCCAGTGGGTGCTGCCTGGACAGGAGCAAGAATTTACCACACTCCACAACATCGACACCGGATGCCCTCGAACGCCGCAGTGTGATCCGAATCCGTGCCACTCGAACGGTCACTGTACCGATCTGTGGCATACGTTCTCGTGCAGCTGCCAACGCCCTCACCTGGGCCACACGTGCAAGTACAACATCACAGCGGCCACCTTCGGCCACGAAAACACTACCAACTCCGCCGTCAAGGTAACGGTGAGCGATGTTGCCCGCCGTGCTATTCGCTCCGTGCTCGACATCTCGATGTTTATCCGTACGCGCAAACCTTCCGGTCAGGTGTTTTATCTCGGTTCCGATCCGGACAATCAACTCATCAACACGAATCAATCCCCGAGCGATGATTCATACGTGGCCGCATTCCTGTCGAAGGGCGAACTGTTGGTGCGCATGATCTTCAATGACACGCCGGAAGGATACACGGTCGGTGGCAATAAGCTGGACAACGGGTATCTGCACCTGATCGAGGTGATCCGCAACTCGACGCTTATCCAGGTGAAGCTCAATGGAACGGAGTACTTCCGCAAAACGCTGTCCACCTCGGGTCAGCTAAACGCGCAGGTGCTGTATCTCGGTGGACCACCACCAAACGCTGACACCATCAACAGCCTGTACAAGGACGATTCGGAGAAGCAGTACTTCAAGGGCATCATCCAGGACGTGCAGGTGTCGAACGGGTCGCACGCCATGATTGTCGAGCTGTATCCGCTCGGTAATGAAACGGAGGGTCTCGAGTTGCCCGCACCATTCGGACAAGTTACGATCGATCGGAACTCCGTGTTGGAGGGTATCGTGTCGGATGATCTGTGCCGCAGCCAACCCTGCTATCACGAGGCGTACTGCGAAAACACCTGGAACGATTTCAT ATGTACATGCCCTCGGGGATACAAGGGCAAATACTGCCAGGACATCCAGTTCTGTGAGTTGCAAAAGTGTCCAATGGATGCTACCTGCCAGAATCTGGACGCAGGTTACGAATGCATCTCCAACATGACGTTCCACGATGACAAGGAACCGCTCGTCTACACGTTTAACGATGCGGACCGGAAGGATACCAGCATGGACACGATCGAAATTTCTTACCGCACCAAGTTCGGTGGCACCCTGCTATACGTGCACGATGGCGATATGTACTTCGAGATATCGACTATCCGCCAGCTGGTAACCATTTCGTGGCTATTATCCGGTGATCTACCCGAAACACATCGTTTCGAACGCGAGCTGGCAGGTGAAGATGACAGCTACGATTGGCACACACTGCTCGTGAAGGTCAGCCAGGATGGCAAACTGGAGGCGGGCTGGAAGGGCTGGGAAACTGCCATCGATCCACAACCGAGCTTGACGGCCGACATTGACTACTTCGCCTTCCGCCATTTGTTCTCCGGCCGGCAGCAGATATATCTCGGCGGAATGCCCGAGATGGCACACATCGAGAACAACTCCGTCGTAAGCGGTGGCATCGACAAGGGTTCGTCGTTTAAGGGATGCCTCGGGGAGACACGCGTCGGTGGCTTCTTGTTGCCGTACTTCCCGCACGAGCTCATCTACCCGGACACGTTCAATCTTACCGAGGCGCACTTTACGCTGAACTCGAGCCAACCGGAACAGGGATGCATACTGTGCTTCCAGCAGTCGTGCAAAAATGGAGGCATTTGCAGCAACCCATCGGAGCAGTACGCCTGTGAGTGTCCGGCTGGCTATGAGAGTGACGATTGCTCGCAGAACATTGACGAGTGTCTATCGGCGAACTGCATGAATGGTGCGAGCTGTATCGACGGAGTGGCCAGCTTCACCTGCCAGTGTCTGGAGGGTTACGAGGGACAGCTGTGTGAGATCGAGATCGATGAGTGTGCCTCTAACCCGTGCCACAATGGGGGAATATGTCAGGATCTGTTGGCAGGGTTCTCCTGCACCTGCACGGAGGAATATGCCGGACCACAGTGCGATGTGTTCCGACTGGTGACGTGCGAAAATATGCCCTGTCGCAATGGTTCCCGTTGCGTCGATGGATACA ATATGACGACCGGTAACAACTTCACCTGCACGTGCAGTGCTGGTTTTGCTGGGCCGCTGTGCGATATACCGTTCTGCCGGCTGGAACCGTGCCAAAATGGTGGCCTGTGCGACACAGAAGCAATG ATTCCCATGTGCAACTGTTTGCCCGGGTACGTTGGAATGTACTGTGAAACGGAACTGAACGAATGCGAATCGGCACCCTGTCTGAACGGTGGCCAATGCATTGACTTCATCAACGAGTACCGTTGCAACTGCACTGGTACCGGGTTCGATGGTAAAAACTGCGAGCATGATATTAACGAATGTCTACAGGAAAGGATCAGCTGTGGTGGACGTGGTCACTGTATCAATACGGAAGGTTCCTTCAG GTGTCACTGCGAGGAAGGTATGTGCGGGAAGGATTGCGCCCAGTCCGATCCATGCCAGGTGAATCCCAACGTTTGCCTGAACGGGGGCATCTGCGTGGAGGATTGTGATAGAGAGCGAAGGTACTACTGCAATTGCACCGGTGGCTACACGGGCGTCAACTGTTCGGAACAG GCCGATAAGAGTTCCAATGAAATCAGCTATCTGGACACGGTTTACTACTATGTGCATAACTTTGTGGGGAGT GCGACACTGGAAGCGGAAGAAGCGTCCGGTGCGGATATCGCCCTCATCGTTGTGCCCGTGGTGATCGGCATTCTCACAATTGCCGGTGCATTGATCGGCACGTTCCTGGTGATGGCACGCAACAAGCGAGCGACCCGCGGTACCTACAGCCCGAGTGCGCAGGAGTACTGTAACCCAAGACTGGAAATGGACAACGTGCTTAAACCACCGCCCGAAGAGCGACTGATATAG